In Candidatus Methylomirabilota bacterium, the sequence TCACCGAGCGCGTGTTCGCGAGCCTGCCGCGGCTCCTGTTCCTTCAGCAATGCAGCGTCGGCTTCGACCGGATCGACCTCGATGCGGCGACCCGCCACGGCGTCATGGTGGCGAACAGCCCGCTCTTCTGCATCGAGGAGGTGTCGGATCACGCCGCCATGCTGATCCTGGCCTGTGCCCGCAAGCTCCCGCAGCAGCTGCACGCGGCGACCCGCCACGGGTGGAACCGCCTGGCCGCGCTGGACGACGCGGGTCCGATCCACCGGCTGCGGGGGAAGACGCTCGGCTTCGTCGCCTTCGGCCGGATCGCGCGGCTCGCGGCCGAGAAGCTCGCCGGCTTCGGCCTCACGTACCTGGCTTACGACCCCCTGCTCGGGCCCGGCGACGTTGACCGGTGGAAGGTCGAGCTCGTCACGCTGGACGAGCTCTGTCGCCGGTCCGACGTCGTCTCCATGCACGCCCCGCTGAATCCGGTGACGCGCCACATGCTCGGCGAGGCCCAGTTCCGGGCGATGAAGCCCACCGCCTACTTCGTCAACACCTCCCGCGGCGCCACCGTGGACCAGGCGGCGCTCATCCGGGCGCTACAGGAGGGCTGGATCGCCGGCGCGGGGCTGGACGTGCTCGAGAAGGAGCCGCCGGACCCCCAGGATCCGATCCTCGCGCTTCCGAACGTCCTCCTCACGCCTCACACCGCCGGCTACAGCCTCGACGCCATGGCCGACAACCGGCGTCAGACCGTGGCCCAGGTGATCCGCGTGCTCGCCCGCGACTGGCCGACGGTGCTCCTCAATCCCGACGTGAAGCCCCGGGCGCGCTTCCGCCCGGCATCCGGTCAGCGGTAGGCGCTTCGTCCCCCGGTCAGCGGGCCCGAGGCCCCGTCAGCCGAGGCGGAGGCTCGGGCTCGGCGGTCCGCCATGCCCGGTAGATCTCCTCCACGCGCTGGTGCGCCTCCTTGAGAGCCGTCTCCGGGGAGAGCCCGCCGATCACCGCGCGGGCCGCCATGTCGGTGAGCACGTTCTGGCTCTGGACGTCCACCGCGGCCGGCGTCATGGGCCCCGGATAGCCGGGGTGGACGCCGCGGAGGGAGTTCTGAAGGATGGCCTCCGCGTTCGCGTCTTCCTTCCAGTAGGGGTCGCGGGCCCGCGCCGTGTACACGGGGCCGGCCACGCCGATCGAGGCCCGGACGTACTCGGCGAAGCGCTTCTCGTCCTCCACCCAGCGGATCATGTCCTCGGCCAGCTGGAAGCCGGGGCCCCTGGCGAAGACGCCCCAGCTGTAGAGGTTGCTCGCCAGGAAGCTCCCGGCCGGGCCACCAGGGGTCGGCACGAGGAGGGTCCTCGACGCCAGGAGCCTCTGGACCAGGGCATAGTAGAGGCTCGGGCCGTTGTTGGTGGTCACGAGCTTCCCGGCCAGGTAGGCCTCGTTATTCGACACGTCGGTCCAGTCCATGACGCCCGGGGGCTGGATCTTGTGCTTCAGGATGCTGTCGACCGCGAACTGGAGGGCCTTGAGGTTCGCCTCGCGGTTCGAGGTGGCGAGGGCGGGCTTCCCGTCATTGTCCCAGACGCCCCCACCATAGTCCCAGAGGAGGCTCTGCATGAAGCCCTCGCCGTCGTCGCAGCGGTTCAGGGTCTGCCCGAAGCCCCAGAGATCCTTGACCGGGTTCTGGGTCTTCCGGGCGAACGCGATCACGTCAGGATCGTAGAGCTTCGGGGGCGTCAGGCCCTTGTCCTCCATGACGTCCTTGCGGATGTAGAAGGCGTTGATCATCGTGTAGCGCGGCACGGCCAGGACCGTCCCATCCACCTTGGTGGTCCCGGCGGCGCCCGGGAGCAGCCCGCCCCGGGCTGCCGCCAGCTCGGTGGCGAGCTTGCTGACGTCCTGCAGCAGCGCCTTGTAGCGTATGGGTCCGAAGGCATTCATCTCGGTCACATGCGGCAGACCGGTTTCGACGCCCGCCCTGAGTCGTTGGTCACGCTCGCCGAACGTGGCCCAATCGATCGCCGGGGTGAGCTTGCGTTCCTTGGCCCAGGCCTCGATCTGTTTGGCCAGGACGTCGTTGACGCCCGGGACGAAGCTCCGGAAGAGCCAGGCGAAGAACGGCGGGCGCGTCTGAGCCCCCGCCATCCGCCGGAGCACGCTCGGGCCGGCCACGGCGCCGCCGGTCAGGATGGCAGCCCGGCGCAGAAATTCCCGCCGGGCGATGAGCCCCGCATCGAGCTGCTCCGCCAGGTGCCGGAGCCGACGATCCATCCAAGCCCCCTTTGCCTGCAGGAAACGCCGGTCGATCCAGCCTAGCCCGCCGAGTGGATGGGGTCAAGACACGGCGCAGTTCTGTTAAGCTGTTCCCGTGCTCGCGACCCCGCGCCGTACGCTCGCCGCGTCGATGGTGGCGCTGGCGCTGATCCTGCCCAACGTCATTCGCCCACCCGGGGCCCGCGCGCAAGCGCCCCCGCACGACCCGCTCCAGGGGATGGACCCGAGCGGCCGCATCCCCAAGGTGCCCTTCCCGTCCGACCTGCCGGAGCCGACGCGGTGGCGCTACATTCCGGAAGGACGCATCAAGCCCGGCAACATCTTCGAGCGCTTCCTGGTGACGACCTTCATCGCGCCCCAGTTCTTCTTCGAGGAGGACGTGGGCCTGGGCGGGGGGATCGCGCTCACCGACATCGACTTCCGCAACGAGCGCCGGCGCGAGTTCCTCGGGGCCTTCTTCACCTACACGACCGAAGGCCAGCAGAAGTATCGGCTGATCTGGCGCCGCTATCTGTACCATCAGGATTTGCCGAGCGGCGGCGTGATCGTGGAAGAGCGGAGCGCCCTCGGCCTGGCCGGGGGCTACGAGAAGACGCTCACCCGGCGCTTCTTCGGCCTGGGGCCCAGGACGCGAGAGAGTGACGAGACGAGCTACATCGACGAGGTCGTGGATCTCGGCCTCCGCGGCGACCTGGCCCTGCCGCGGCCCGGCAGCGACTGGATCGCCACCCTGGGCCTTCGGGGCGCCCACCACAACCTCGCGGCCGGCCGGGTGTCCGGCCGGCCGACCACCGACCAGGTCTTCCCGGATCTATTCGCGGCCGGCGACGGCCGCGACAGCCTCACCCTCACGACCGGCTTTCGCTACGATACCCGCGACAGCCAGCACCAGCCCTACGGGGGGTGGCGCCTGGGCGTGTCCGCCGATACCTCGGTGTGGCAGGACCCGGGCACCGCGGGGACCGTCTTCACGGCCTATTCCGACGTGGCCATTCCGGTGCCCCCGCTCTTCCACCGGGGGGGCGACGTGCGGGAAGAGAACCCCCCGACCGACACGGTGGCCCTGGGGGTCGCCGTCGACACCACCGCCGGTGATCTGCCCTTTTATGCCCTGCCGAGCCTGGGCGGCACCCACACGCTTCGCGGCTACATCGCCAACCGCTTCACCGGCAACTCGGCGTGGCACGCGGTCGCCGAGTACCGCTTGTGGGTGATCCCGCGCGGCGTCGCGTTCACGCCCACCCTTCGCATCGAGCGCCTGGGCTTCGCCCTGTTCGCCGAGGCCGGGACCGTCGCGGATAGCCTGGGCAAGCTTCCGGACGCCGCCGTCCACACGAGCTACGGGATCGGCTTCCGGATGGCGCTCGAGCGCACCGCGCTGTTCCGCGTGGACCTGGGGTTCTCGCCGGAGGGCACGAACCTCACCCTGGGCTTCGGCCTGAGCTTCTGACGCTTCGTGAAGGAATCAGGCCTCGGGACTCCGCTCCACCACGAGGGAGACCTCGTCCTCGAGCGACCGGCCGCGGTTCCCCGGTCGCACGCGCCACCCCGGGTGCTGCCGGATCACCTGCACCGCGGCCTGCACGAGCTTCGGCACGATCTCGGCGTGGAATTCCCGAACCCAGAGGTAGCCATCCCGCTCGCCCGCATAGTCCTCGGGAAACTCGCAGCGGAGATCCAGCCGTAGGATGAAGTCCCGCTCCTCGACGTAGCGCATGCGCACTCCTGACCGACTTGATTCGAAGAGGTGAAATATTGTACCCCTGCCAGAGCAGGCCCGAAGCCTCAGAGGAGGGGATATGTCGATCCACGCCGCCTTCGCCAAGCTCTCGCCGACGACGCTGGCCGACGTCCTGACGCGTGACCGGGTCATGGACATCGGCATCCGGCCGCTCTGGTCCGGGATGCCGCGGGTGGCCGGCCCGGCCTACCCGGTCCGCTGCCCGCCGGGGGACAACCTGATGCTTCACGCGGCCATCTATCGCGCCGAGCCCGGGGCCGTCATCGTGGTCGAGGCGGGCGACACCGACTACGCGGTGGCCGGCGGCAACGTCTGCCTGGTCGCCCAGAAGCGGGGGATCGCCGGCTTCGTCGTCGACGGGGCGATCCGGGACCTCGCCGAGGCGCGTGAGAACCGGTTCCCGGTGTTCGCCCGCGGGGTGATCCCGATTCCCGGCGCCAAGGACGCCGTCGGGGTCCTCGACGGACCCGTTCGATGCGGCGGCGTCGAGGTCTGCCCGGGCGATGTCGTGGTGGCGGACGAGGAG encodes:
- a CDS encoding C-terminal binding protein — encoded protein: MADTPHKVAIIGPLLDDPAGPEWAALARAGATVIPARGGSEDEVIGSCADADVVMCLSGAPFTERVFASLPRLLFLQQCSVGFDRIDLDAATRHGVMVANSPLFCIEEVSDHAAMLILACARKLPQQLHAATRHGWNRLAALDDAGPIHRLRGKTLGFVAFGRIARLAAEKLAGFGLTYLAYDPLLGPGDVDRWKVELVTLDELCRRSDVVSMHAPLNPVTRHMLGEAQFRAMKPTAYFVNTSRGATVDQAALIRALQEGWIAGAGLDVLEKEPPDPQDPILALPNVLLTPHTAGYSLDAMADNRRQTVAQVIRVLARDWPTVLLNPDVKPRARFRPASGQR
- a CDS encoding extracellular solute-binding protein codes for the protein MDRRLRHLAEQLDAGLIARREFLRRAAILTGGAVAGPSVLRRMAGAQTRPPFFAWLFRSFVPGVNDVLAKQIEAWAKERKLTPAIDWATFGERDQRLRAGVETGLPHVTEMNAFGPIRYKALLQDVSKLATELAAARGGLLPGAAGTTKVDGTVLAVPRYTMINAFYIRKDVMEDKGLTPPKLYDPDVIAFARKTQNPVKDLWGFGQTLNRCDDGEGFMQSLLWDYGGGVWDNDGKPALATSNREANLKALQFAVDSILKHKIQPPGVMDWTDVSNNEAYLAGKLVTTNNGPSLYYALVQRLLASRTLLVPTPGGPAGSFLASNLYSWGVFARGPGFQLAEDMIRWVEDEKRFAEYVRASIGVAGPVYTARARDPYWKEDANAEAILQNSLRGVHPGYPGPMTPAAVDVQSQNVLTDMAARAVIGGLSPETALKEAHQRVEEIYRAWRTAEPEPPPRLTGPRAR
- a CDS encoding BamA/TamA family outer membrane protein; this translates as MLATPRRTLAASMVALALILPNVIRPPGARAQAPPHDPLQGMDPSGRIPKVPFPSDLPEPTRWRYIPEGRIKPGNIFERFLVTTFIAPQFFFEEDVGLGGGIALTDIDFRNERRREFLGAFFTYTTEGQQKYRLIWRRYLYHQDLPSGGVIVEERSALGLAGGYEKTLTRRFFGLGPRTRESDETSYIDEVVDLGLRGDLALPRPGSDWIATLGLRGAHHNLAAGRVSGRPTTDQVFPDLFAAGDGRDSLTLTTGFRYDTRDSQHQPYGGWRLGVSADTSVWQDPGTAGTVFTAYSDVAIPVPPLFHRGGDVREENPPTDTVALGVAVDTTAGDLPFYALPSLGGTHTLRGYIANRFTGNSAWHAVAEYRLWVIPRGVAFTPTLRIERLGFALFAEAGTVADSLGKLPDAAVHTSYGIGFRMALERTALFRVDLGFSPEGTNLTLGFGLSF
- a CDS encoding RraA family protein codes for the protein MSIHAAFAKLSPTTLADVLTRDRVMDIGIRPLWSGMPRVAGPAYPVRCPPGDNLMLHAAIYRAEPGAVIVVEAGDTDYAVAGGNVCLVAQKRGIAGFVVDGAIRDLAEARENRFPVFARGVIPIPGAKDAVGVLDGPVRCGGVEVCPGDVVVADEEGIVVVPAGRAAAVLKAAEARAAKEAGETLESWEAAHRARIEEILKAKGIGG